TACACGCTGTGGTTGGTTCCAAAACCTTCCCATCATATCATTTTTCGGATTACATATTTAGCAATAGTAGTACTGTCAAAAAGTCAAAGAATAACTTCATGGAATCAAATACacttttgaattcttttttccAGATTTCACATCTAATTATGCCCGTCATCATTGCTAATTTGCTATCATAATATAAACATGAATCATCACAAGTTCACAAGCTGAACTAGTTTTCTTGCAACCAAAGGATAAAAAAGAgaattttgtttcattatttaCTGCAACTGTAAAGAAAAGATAGAATATAACACTTcagaataaaaaagtatatggacaatattaaaattttcctCACCTCTAACAAAAGAATGAATTCTAGAaagttatttgttttgttatattCCTCATCAATGTCTTAAAAGCTCCCAAGTGAACAAcagaaatgaaaatatgcagACAAAATTGATGGACAGCACCTGCATAACAATAGCAACGAGAGCATTATATACATCCACtttaaaaagtttcaaaacCAAAAAGTGAAGAAACTTTTCACAGTTAAAGTGACTGAATTTCTCATGTGTATGTATACTTACTTTAGATTTGGAATAGAACTCCCCAGTCATTTCTGGGAGATAACCTTCTAATCCAATGTTATAAACTGGGTTGCCATCAGGATAATAGAGGCCAAAGTTTCTCTCCGATACAGGATCAGGCTTCAAATTCTCATTGAAGAGTGCAAAGACAAAAACATCAACTGGGATAGATGGCTTTGCAGGAGTACCCTGTTTCTGCTCTATCCTTTTTAACAGATTACTATTGTATATTTCTGCATTCTGTGGTGTGGCTCCAATTTCATCAGGGCCACCTTTAGAAGGCCAACCAGTCTCTGAAATCTTCACTTCAATATCAGTATGACCCAATCTCTTAATGGCAGCGTAAACAGCATCAATTTGAGCAAACAACATGTTATCATAATGTAAATTGGTAACTGGGTCAGTAGACCCTGAATTAGGCTGAAACAGCACATAGTTTAAGGAAATCTGATTTGGGTTTCCCTTGTATGCAAAAAAGGGATATGCATTAATGAGAAAGGGTGATTTGATCTGAGCATGAAAGTTAAGAATGGGTTGAAGATACTGTATCAGATCTTGCCTGAACGCCCCAGATGAAGGAGGGAATGAGGAGGCTATAACATTGTAAGAATGAGCAGAAGTAACAGTGACCTGTTGTGCAAGTCCTAGACTAACAAGGGCATTATACATACTTTGCATTGCAGGGAGAAGACTTGTCGTGAGCTGAGGATTATTGTAGTCGAAAACCTCGTTTCCAACAGCTATGCAAGTGATTTTGGTTCGGGAAATATAAGGTTGAACATGCTGCTGAATCCATTTCTGAGCATTAGAAGGGTCTCTCAAGCTCGGTAGATCCTCGTTCCTCGTTCCTATGATGAATTCCACTCCTGAATCGGCGAATGCGGATAGAATATCTGGATTAGAATCATAGAGTTTGATTTTGGAGACTTTCAGAGATTTTATCAGAGCAGCCACACTAGAGGGAGATGGAAGGTTGTCGCCAAGTTGCCCATAATTGATTCCAAAATTAAAGCTCTGGATTTGCACAAACAAATCTGAAAACCATAGTCATAAGAAAATCATCAAAATATACAGaaaagagattaaaataaaacCTTTAACAGAGTCAGGCGGTGCAGACAATTAAGAAACACTGACGAAGTAGTAATTCAGATTAccaaaaaaaacttataatatatAGAGGTAGGAGAATAGATACTCAAACCCAGTTGACAAAATACGAAAGCTAAATTAAGGAATAATATTCTGATCCCAGTTTAGAATGGTGGTCCATTGCCAAGAAAACCAGAAAAGAGATAACTCCACAGCCACAACAATTGATGTAATTGTACAATCTGTTCAGTTGACTAGTTTGTGAATGATAGCAAACCTGAGAAAGTAAGAGGAATCAATAGCAGAgcgaagaagaaggaagaagttGTCATTGCTAATCTGATACCGCGTATGACCTCTAACCAAGACAACTACGCTCCCAGGCTGAAGATTCAAGCTCTGCAAAATGCATTGTTACAGAACTATTGCATATTTATACAGAACGAACCTGTTCTGTTTTTATGTGAAAACTAGGAAATGCAATTTGCTTTTctctctcaaatattttttttatgacaatattttatgtttctGCTATTAACTTTAGTAGCATAAACTCTTGCATCGGTAGCAGCAACCTTAGCAACTCCGCCGACATACTGAGATTTATTCAATATTTCGTGAGAATTTGCATGTTCCCATCTACAATGTAAAATATCTGAATTTTTCAcctgactttttttttatcatttgtctcattttttctatttccgttttttttttcagagacATACGGTATAACaagtgtttttttcttcaaaatttggTACATCTTCtaactaataatatttacaaGAAATCATAATAATCATGATTTTTAGCTAAATATCTCAAAACATTATTTTGAggagatgaaaatatatttttttaataaaaattctatCACTATATTAGACAACAAATTatagtaaaagtcattttatacataatttctaaaaaatattttgtagtatttttattaCCAATTGCACATATTATAATCATTCttagtataaattataaatttcagaatAAATAACGATTACTTGTTCTGGTTCCTAATCATTTAGGTTCTCTTTTAGTTCCTTTGTTCCTCTCTTTTGAAAGGTGTGATTATTTCATTTGAGAAATGATAATTCACACACTCTTCTAAAACTACATTCATTTGATATtcctttttattaataaaatattaaattaagacagaaatttagaatataaattaaattattgaaaataatattaataaaaaagtgtGTTTACGCAGTTTTAGAAAAGTGTAGCAAACTATCATTTTTCATTCTATTTATCTGGTCTAGCTGATCATTTATCAAGAGAAAGGCACACAGTAAGACGCAGTGAATCAAAGAATATCAATATctgtgtttatttatttatttatattttaaaatatattcattttgttatattataaatttttaatatattttaaatcattaaaatcaaTGTAAATCATTGTACTTAAATATACTAACCAAAAGAATCAACATAAAATCTAAATTCCGTGATATTTTGTATTACATCCCCATGTCCTTTCTCattaatgattaaataatataaagaaattgtGTATATATAACAACAGTCTCCATCAACTGACTTTGTTCGTACGCGCTTTGTATAAACCTGATATGATTATCTAAAATAATCTTAAATGATGAAAACCATGTAAATTATTTAAGGTATATAaagcacatttaattaaagatctaaaatatattatatgtgaaTCTTATTCGTATTAAATTTCACTAACTATTTCATGGTGATatgattattaataataaaatggaaatttttaaattaaataacactaCAATTTAATCTTTTCTGCAAGAAAGCTTAATATATTTATTGCTTCTTGTTTcgtgataatatatatatttttatttttaaattaaataataatataatcatatatttctcaaataaaaaaatgtaaaattgaaaGCAGGAGAGATATTAactttcttttaagaaaatataagagtttaatatcattttatttttaaatatatttttaacatataatatatatatatatatatatatatatatatatatatataaaaggatatATTAATCATGTAAAGAGGAAAGGTGttgatttttcataaaaaaacaaaataacattatgttatttttcgtgagaacttaaaatattatgttttaggGAAGactgtgttttaaaataataaaattatattattttatcaataaaaggtttatgtataattataaatttcatataaaGATCTTGTTACTTAgaaaacatgttatttttttaaaaataccttTCTAagaactctttttcttttctctaaaaTTTTTCATTGTTCGTCTATCCTTTTGAAGAACACAAACCATAGGATTATTCATTGCGGCGAATTGATCAAGATcaactaataaattataatgtgaTGTTTTAGTCTTTTCCTTTGAGTCTCTATTAATCAGTGATCATGATGTTATGGTCTGATCATGTTTGTGATATTTTTGTGTATAGATAGAGTATCATGTGAGTTGAAGGAGGTCTATTGTTCAAAGATATTGGGTTTGAGCagtccaggtaagggaagctattGATTTTACTGTGATTGTAGGGATAATGATTTATAGTCATGATGGAAGAATAAAGAAGACAAAATAAGGAGCTCGTGAGAGAGTTGAAGACTTTTGTCCGCAACAAGGAGAGTTGAGATGTGATAATGAGGTGTTGAGGCCATTAGTGGAACCATCTATGCAAAATTAGAAACAATATAGGACTATAAATGAGGAATTTTCAGTCGAATTGTGCATATGGTCAATTTAGgatgacttttttttataatgactTATAAAATGCAAGCTTTTTTCCCCAATGTGACTTGTAAaatgtaagtttatttttttatgatgactTGTAAAATGTAACTTTTTTTCCAAGTGATGACTTGTAAAACGCAATCCTTTTTCATAATAATGCTTTGTAAAACACAAGCCTTTTTTCGATAATGACTTGTAAAATGTAAGTATTTTTCTCGATGATAACTTGTAAGATGTAAGTTTTTTTCCTGATGATAACTTGCAAAATGCAAGCCTTTTTTCCTGGTGATTACTTGCAAAatacaagtgttttttttaatgataatttgtaaAATGCAAGCTTTTTTTCAATGATGACTTGTAAAATGTTCAAGTTTTTTTTGGATGATAACTGGTAaaatgcaagttttttttttttctaatgatgacttgTAAATCATAATTCCTTTCCttataataattgttaaatgcaattttttttccgATGATAGCTCGTAAAATGTAAACattattattagataatttGTAAAACACAAGTGTTATTGTGAGATGATTTGTAAGATGCAAGACATTCTTAAAAGctagaaaaaattaaatgtttttcttcCAAATTTGGCATAGATGTATGAAACCATGAATTTTAGatgttagagaaaaaaaatcttaagataCAAAACTTGGTGGTTTATTGACAATGGTAAAGTTAGTATTATAACTTTATTACAAAACATTGATGAATGCTTAAAATAATGAGAATTCACAATTGATAAATGGGATAacgtttttgaaatatttaagtGAAAAGAGCCTATTTCAAACGAGGTTGAGTAACAATATGGAGGACAAAAGTTTTCTTCCAGTATTGGACCACCacgacaattttttttttccgataTTTCATTAATGCATGTTCAAAATTCAAAGTCCAGAGCACGAATTAAACTGGACAACTTACCTTAATTGATCCATATAATCGGTGACTAtgtgtatataattttaatatattgtagtaaataaatttaatatattaatgtgGAAAATGAAAATAGCATCTTTTATGTTCATacagtaaataatttaaatgatatacAAACGCCTAAAACGTGAaagcttggttttagaatgaaAATAAGAGTAGTACAGGAACAGCTTAGAGGTAATGTCGAAAAAAAGTTCAGAATTGTAAGAGGTTaacaagtaattaattaattatttgttctGTTAGAGGCTTTTAATGTacgattaatttttttaagattaactTTCACTacaatttggaattagtctatttcaaaactttggactaatttaatttttcctctCTTAAAGATatgtaaatttagttattttaatcagattttattagatttatttgatatttcgtaAGCATctcaagattgtatttgagttgtttatagtGTTTAACACATTTCTGTTTTagtgttaagtcaaatattattgtaaaacaaatttaaaatgttaaataaatttaataaaatttaattaaaaaattaaatttacgtattttaaaagataaaaaattatcttgattcaaaattttgaaacaaattaatttcaaaatttactgaaaataaaaaataaaaaataaatttaattgttaattttactACCTAATTTTTCCCTTTGTCTATGGAGATGTGactaactaattaattattatttgataatgaaTTAATATTGGGAttggtaaaaagaaaaaaaatggccCATGTGTTAAGCACCGTTTCTCTGAAAGCACGTTGACACCTCAGACGCCGCACGTCTTTCCGCGTCAATATTGTTTGGGTTTCGGACACTGCGCTGACCGCGTCTTTCAGCTTCAGATATGGTTTCACCTTTCTCTGTTATTACCACTTTTCAGCTATCAAAAGCAAAATATATTCATTCTTTAACTTTCGCCTCGATCTCAACCATACTGTCTCGAAgagtatatttaaatatttttatttcatttctttattattttataaaattattaaatgaaactAAACATATTTCATACATGGTTGAAAATTTTAGTAACTTTTTGTATTAAAAGGTAACGTGTACAAtcccattttaaattttaatagtataaaattaataaaataaaatattttataataatatttacagATAAATTAatcgaataaaaaaatatatgaatacaGTCTTAAGAGAATTCAGACTATAAAAGTATACTATTTATACAACAACATCAAACCTGCAAAAATATTTCTATACAATAtcacaattttaattatgaacTTCTCATCCTTCATAAGTGTCTCTAAACATGCATTCATCTGTTCACACAAGaatgatgatcatcgcaaaaaaaagaaaacaacacaagATCACAAAGTACAAGAGTAAGAtaatatacaaaagagttaTCCTAATAACATTTAACTCATATCAATTATAAGAGGTGGATGGAATAACTACAATAATTCATATAATTGTACACATGCATACAGCTAATACTAAACTCAATTATTCGTATATATGCATTTGGAATTGGATTCACTAGAGACTTGCATTTGTGGTGGCATCTATTGTTCCACAAAGCCATTttcaatgggtttcaccctaccacacacaaggttaatccatCATTATCTAAATTCGTTATCCTACCATAAACTAGGACCTCCTCCTACTCCCACCACATGATTCATTCTACTCTATTTGAATGTGAATGATcattagagtttcaggatgtcaccttacttgaatccatagttcaatgcatatattaaaataacaccACCATAAAATCTACCTATGAGACCTATGTAATTACGTCAAACACATACAAAGCTCATATACATTAACAATCCCATTATCATCACAGTTTCACAACAATAC
This region of Vigna unguiculata cultivar IT97K-499-35 chromosome 5, ASM411807v1, whole genome shotgun sequence genomic DNA includes:
- the LOC114185784 gene encoding glucan endo-1,3-beta-glucosidase 14-like; translated protein: MTTSSFFFALLLIPLTFSDLFVQIQSFNFGINYGQLGDNLPSPSSVAALIKSLKVSKIKLYDSNPDILSAFADSGVEFIIGTRNEDLPSLRDPSNAQKWIQQHVQPYISRTKITCIAVGNEVFDYNNPQLTTSLLPAMQSMYNALVSLGLAQQVTVTSAHSYNVIASSFPPSSGAFRQDLIQYLQPILNFHAQIKSPFLINAYPFFAYKGNPNQISLNYVLFQPNSGSTDPVTNLHYDNMLFAQIDAVYAAIKRLGHTDIEVKISETGWPSKGGPDEIGATPQNAEIYNSNLLKRIEQKQGTPAKPSIPVDVFVFALFNENLKPDPVSERNFGLYYPDGNPVYNIGLEGYLPEMTGEFYSKSKVLSINFVCIFSFLLFTWELLRH